A single region of the Coregonus clupeaformis isolate EN_2021a chromosome 16, ASM2061545v1, whole genome shotgun sequence genome encodes:
- the LOC121584880 gene encoding UPF0561 protein C2orf68 homolog isoform X1 translates to MEILRDDEEQALKYKRTGRLDMSHGFLYHIRRNQIARDDYDKQVKQANERQRTRLTTTPRRPRRPDIQVYHPRRGNGSEPGGGAETEEGNESGSSTEPETHGTELFWLDYQADSGRVTSFIVHKVCLSSVYIVMMVLILLHAEQCALVTPVSCLLGGQAREGGGARSRGECSGLSHEGDTAGPGSKGNG, encoded by the exons ATGGAGATTTTGCGGGATGATGAAGAACAAGCGCTCAAATATAAACGTACGGGTCGTTTGGACATGAGCCATGGTTTCTTATACCACATTCGAAGGAACCAGATTGCCAG AGATGACTATGATAAGCAGGTAAAGCAGGCCAATGAGCGTCAGAGGACCAGGCTCACCACTACCCCCCGACGGCCCCGCCGGCCAGATATCCAAGTGTACCATCCTCGACGCGGAA ATGGATCTGAGCCAGGAGGGGGTGCAGAGACTGAAGAGGGGAATGAGAGTGGGTCGAGTACAGAGCCAGAGACCCATGGAACTGAACTCTTCTGGCTGGACTACCAGGCTGACTCTGGCCGTGTCACCTCCTTCATTGTACAcaaggtctgtctgtctagtgTCTATATAGTTATGATGGTGCTCATCCTGTTGCATGCAGAACAATGTGCCCTCGTGACCCCTGTTTCCTGTCTCTTAGGAGGACAAGCCAGAGAGGGTGGTGGAGCGCGTAGCAGAGGAGAATGTTCTGGACTCAGCCATGAGGGTGACACTGCAGGCCCGGGTTCGAAAGGAAATGGATAA
- the LOC121584880 gene encoding UPF0561 protein C2orf68 homolog isoform X2 encodes MEILRDDEEQALKYKRTGRLDMSHGFLYHIRRNQIARDDYDKQVKQANERQRTRLTTTPRRPRRPDIQVYHPRRGNGSEPGGGAETEEGNESGSSTEPETHGTELFWLDYQADSGRVTSFIVHKEDKPERVVERVAEENVLDSAMRVTLQARVRKEMDKRLDKR; translated from the exons ATGGAGATTTTGCGGGATGATGAAGAACAAGCGCTCAAATATAAACGTACGGGTCGTTTGGACATGAGCCATGGTTTCTTATACCACATTCGAAGGAACCAGATTGCCAG AGATGACTATGATAAGCAGGTAAAGCAGGCCAATGAGCGTCAGAGGACCAGGCTCACCACTACCCCCCGACGGCCCCGCCGGCCAGATATCCAAGTGTACCATCCTCGACGCGGAA ATGGATCTGAGCCAGGAGGGGGTGCAGAGACTGAAGAGGGGAATGAGAGTGGGTCGAGTACAGAGCCAGAGACCCATGGAACTGAACTCTTCTGGCTGGACTACCAGGCTGACTCTGGCCGTGTCACCTCCTTCATTGTACAcaag GAGGACAAGCCAGAGAGGGTGGTGGAGCGCGTAGCAGAGGAGAATGTTCTGGACTCAGCCATGAGGGTGACACTGCAGGCCCGGGTTCGAAAGGAAATGGATAAACGTCTGGACAAACGCTGA